A single window of Priestia filamentosa DNA harbors:
- the fliF gene encoding flagellar basal-body MS-ring/collar protein FliF, translated as MKERLTRIKEWSTGFWRERSKKQRWFLIAGLVIILMAIIVGSMLATREKFVPLYSNLSAQEAGQIKTELDAKGVSSELSNGGTTISVPKENVDPLKVELASQGIPKSGSIDYSFFSESSGFGMTDNEFSVLKVDAMQTELANLIKEIDGVQDASVMISLPKDSVWVSDKGEEAQASIVLTTKPGYQFDDQQIQALYHLVSKSVPNLPTDNIAIMNQYFEYYDLANNTGENPEGGVASIQSQYAMKKQVERDIQREVQKMLGAMIGQDKVVVSVSTDIDFTQETREENLVEPVDKENMEGIAVSAERLTETYTGENAAQGGTAGTGDGEVPNYESSEENRNGDYERKEEKINNEVNRVRRQIVESPYKVKDLGIQVMVEPPKKNDPNSLPSGSVDDIQQILGTIVKTTIQQDDDEQALTDEQIEDKIAVSVQPFNGKTAVAQEASPSIPLWMYIAGGILLLAVIILAFLLIRRRKEPEWEEEEWEAAYTLEEEEEEEQPLTEEQQRRQRLEDLAQSKPDEFVKLLRSWLTED; from the coding sequence ATGAAAGAAAGATTAACAAGAATTAAAGAGTGGAGTACTGGATTTTGGAGAGAGCGAAGTAAAAAGCAAAGATGGTTCTTGATTGCAGGATTAGTCATTATTTTAATGGCGATTATTGTTGGGTCTATGCTTGCTACCCGTGAAAAATTTGTTCCTCTTTATAGTAATCTTTCAGCTCAAGAAGCTGGACAAATTAAAACGGAGCTCGATGCAAAAGGGGTGTCCTCAGAGTTAAGTAACGGGGGGACAACCATTTCTGTCCCAAAAGAAAATGTAGATCCATTGAAAGTAGAACTTGCGTCTCAAGGCATTCCGAAAAGCGGAAGCATTGATTATTCCTTTTTTAGTGAGAGCTCAGGATTTGGAATGACAGATAACGAGTTTAGCGTCCTAAAGGTAGATGCAATGCAAACGGAGCTTGCAAATCTTATTAAAGAAATTGACGGAGTACAAGATGCAAGCGTAATGATTTCTTTACCAAAAGATAGCGTATGGGTGAGCGATAAAGGCGAAGAAGCTCAAGCTTCTATTGTTCTTACAACAAAGCCTGGCTATCAATTTGACGATCAGCAGATTCAGGCTCTCTATCATCTTGTATCTAAAAGCGTTCCGAATTTGCCAACAGATAATATCGCTATTATGAATCAATATTTTGAGTACTATGATCTGGCAAATAACACTGGGGAAAATCCTGAGGGTGGGGTCGCTTCTATACAGTCTCAGTATGCGATGAAAAAGCAGGTTGAACGAGATATACAAAGAGAAGTTCAAAAAATGCTTGGCGCGATGATTGGTCAAGATAAAGTCGTTGTCTCTGTTTCGACCGATATTGATTTCACTCAAGAAACAAGAGAAGAAAATCTTGTGGAACCCGTTGATAAAGAGAATATGGAAGGAATTGCGGTAAGTGCTGAACGTTTAACAGAAACATATACAGGAGAGAATGCTGCGCAAGGGGGAACTGCTGGGACCGGAGACGGTGAAGTTCCTAACTATGAGAGCAGTGAAGAAAATAGAAACGGTGACTATGAACGAAAAGAAGAAAAAATCAATAATGAAGTGAACCGTGTCCGTCGTCAGATTGTGGAAAGTCCTTATAAGGTAAAGGATCTTGGTATTCAAGTTATGGTGGAACCACCAAAGAAAAATGATCCAAATTCGCTTCCAAGTGGAAGTGTTGATGATATTCAACAAATTCTTGGCACAATTGTTAAAACAACAATTCAACAAGATGATGATGAACAAGCATTAACAGATGAACAAATCGAAGACAAAATTGCTGTATCTGTTCAACCTTTTAATGGAAAAACGGCTGTGGCCCAAGAAGCATCCCCTTCTATTCCACTATGGATGTACATTGCTGGGGGAATATTGCTTCTAGCTGTTATTATTCTAGCTTTCCTACTCATTCGTAGAAGAAAAGAACCAGAGTGGGAAGAGGAAGAATGGGAAGCAGCATATACATTAGAAGAAGAGGAAGAGGAAGAACAGCCTCTAACAGAAGAACAGCAAAGAAGACAGCGACTTGAAGACTTAGCACAGAGCAAACCTGATGAGTTTGTCAAACTTCTACGTTCGTGGTTAACAGAAGATTAG
- the fliG gene encoding flagellar motor switch protein FliG — protein sequence MARGEQKGALTGKQKAAILLITLGPDVSASVYKHLTEEEIESLTLEISALKKVNLETKDKVLEEFERLAVAQDYISQGGIGYAKTVLEKALGADQAALIIKRLTSSLQVRPFDFARKANPTQIFNFIQNEHPQTIALVLSYLEPSQAGQVLSSLPQEQQADIARRMAVMDSTSPEVINEVEKVLERKLSTTVTQDYTQTGGVEAVVEVLNGVDRSTERTILDTLEIQDPELAEEIKKRMFVFEDIVILDNRAIQRIIREVGNEDLLLSLKVSSDEVKEVVYRNMSQRMVATFKEEMEFMGPVRLKDVEEAQSRIVGVIRQLEESEEIVIARGGGDDMIV from the coding sequence GTGGCAAGAGGGGAACAAAAAGGTGCGTTAACAGGAAAGCAGAAGGCAGCCATCCTTTTAATTACGCTTGGACCAGACGTTTCAGCATCGGTTTATAAACATTTAACAGAAGAAGAGATTGAAAGTTTAACATTAGAAATCTCAGCTCTTAAAAAAGTGAATTTAGAAACAAAAGATAAAGTGTTAGAAGAATTTGAACGTCTAGCTGTTGCTCAAGATTATATTTCTCAAGGCGGAATTGGCTATGCCAAAACCGTTCTTGAGAAGGCACTTGGAGCAGATCAAGCTGCGCTTATTATTAAGCGGTTGACATCGTCTCTACAAGTCCGCCCATTTGATTTTGCACGTAAAGCAAACCCAACTCAAATCTTCAATTTTATCCAAAATGAACATCCGCAAACAATTGCCCTTGTTCTTTCTTATTTGGAGCCCTCACAAGCAGGCCAGGTCTTATCTTCACTTCCACAAGAACAGCAGGCAGATATTGCAAGAAGAATGGCTGTTATGGATAGCACATCACCTGAGGTTATTAATGAAGTTGAGAAAGTCCTCGAAAGAAAGCTTTCTACAACAGTTACTCAAGATTATACCCAAACAGGCGGGGTTGAAGCTGTTGTGGAAGTGCTCAATGGTGTTGATCGTTCAACAGAGAGAACAATTTTAGATACGCTCGAAATTCAAGATCCAGAACTTGCAGAAGAAATTAAAAAACGAATGTTTGTTTTCGAAGATATCGTTATTTTGGACAACAGAGCAATTCAGCGTATTATTCGAGAAGTTGGTAACGAAGACTTGCTTCTTAGCTTAAAAGTATCAAGTGACGAAGTAAAAGAAGTTGTGTATCGAAATATGTCACAGCGTATGGTTGCTACTTTTAAAGAAGAAATGGAATTCATGGGACCTGTTCGATTAAAAGACGTAGAAGAAGCACAATCAAGAATTGTAGGAGTCATTCGTCAGCTCGAAGAATCAGAAGAAATTGTGATCGCGCGCGGCGGAGGAGATGATATGATTGTCTAA
- the fliH gene encoding flagellar assembly protein FliH has protein sequence MSNIIKKHHGFQHAQDGKKIGIQPVQFKIETVEEFEIQKQRMREQAESEVQQAQTEAERIRFRAQKLLQEAEKTVEEKRKEWQVEYEQLLERAKQEGFEKGFFQGKQEAENQYKELLKEAEATVHHVQDSYYQYIEQSEMVILELGMKVAKKILNNELEENEEKYIHVVQKAVKEVRDHKNIHIYISPKYYTLVSQRKEELSLLLSSDTSLFFYPSEDLGETDCMIESSFGKVNASIDSQLTEIKKSLVEMIKDEETI, from the coding sequence TTGTCTAATATTATTAAAAAGCATCATGGATTCCAACATGCTCAAGATGGAAAAAAGATAGGGATACAGCCTGTTCAATTCAAGATTGAAACCGTAGAAGAATTTGAAATTCAAAAGCAGCGAATGCGAGAGCAAGCTGAAAGTGAAGTTCAGCAAGCTCAAACAGAGGCAGAAAGAATACGTTTTAGAGCACAAAAACTGCTTCAAGAAGCAGAAAAAACGGTTGAAGAAAAGCGTAAAGAATGGCAAGTAGAATATGAACAGCTTTTGGAAAGAGCAAAGCAAGAAGGTTTTGAAAAAGGTTTTTTTCAAGGAAAGCAGGAAGCTGAAAATCAATATAAAGAGCTTTTAAAGGAAGCAGAAGCAACGGTTCATCATGTTCAAGACTCTTATTATCAATATATTGAACAATCAGAGATGGTGATTTTAGAGCTTGGGATGAAGGTTGCGAAGAAGATTTTGAATAATGAGCTTGAGGAAAATGAAGAGAAGTATATTCATGTTGTTCAAAAAGCAGTTAAAGAAGTTCGTGATCATAAGAATATTCATATATACATCTCGCCCAAATACTATACGCTTGTCTCTCAGCGAAAAGAGGAGCTTAGTCTGCTTTTAAGCTCTGATACTTCCTTGTTCTTTTATCCAAGTGAGGATCTTGGTGAAACAGATTGTATGATTGAATCTTCATTTGGGAAAGTAAATGCAAGCATCGACAGCCAGCTTACTGAAATTAAGAAAAGCCTCGTCGAAATGATAAAAGATGAGGAAACGATATGA
- the fliI gene encoding flagellar protein export ATPase FliI — MKVKEILDRIEDISSFKRYGKVTRVVGLMIEARGPSTSIGDICYIHLRNGTVHIKAEVVGFKEEFVILMPYKDVRDISPGCIVETTSKPLQIKVGEALIGRVLDSLGQPLNGEELPKGLFNVSAEKDPPNPLERPTIREPIEVGVKTIDTLLTVGNGQRLGIFAGSGVGKSTLMGMIARNTNADLNVIALIGERGREVREFIEHDLGEEGLKNSIVIVATSDQPALMRIKGAYTATSIAEYFRNQGKNVMFMMDSVTRVAMAQREIGLAVGEPPTTKGYTPSVFATLPRLLERTGRNKRGSITAFYTVLVDGDDMNEPIADTVRGIVDGHIVLDRALANKGQYPAINVLKSISRVMSNIVTEEHKEKANRLRDLLSTYLEAEDLINIGAYKRGSSQKIDEAMTLYPEIISFLKQGTDEKIHLEESIEELNNLV; from the coding sequence ATGAAAGTAAAAGAAATTTTAGATAGGATAGAAGACATTTCTTCATTCAAACGATATGGAAAAGTTACGAGAGTAGTAGGGTTAATGATTGAAGCAAGAGGGCCAAGCACTTCTATTGGAGACATATGCTACATCCACTTACGCAATGGAACAGTACATATTAAAGCAGAAGTAGTAGGTTTCAAAGAAGAGTTTGTTATTCTTATGCCTTACAAAGATGTACGCGATATTTCGCCAGGCTGTATTGTTGAAACAACATCAAAGCCACTCCAAATCAAAGTTGGAGAAGCTCTTATTGGACGTGTGTTAGATTCGCTTGGTCAGCCGTTAAATGGTGAAGAACTTCCAAAAGGTCTTTTCAACGTTTCAGCTGAAAAAGATCCACCAAATCCACTTGAGCGCCCAACAATTCGCGAACCAATTGAAGTTGGAGTTAAAACAATTGATACACTATTAACTGTTGGAAACGGTCAGCGGCTAGGAATTTTTGCAGGAAGCGGAGTTGGAAAAAGTACCCTTATGGGAATGATTGCCCGAAATACTAACGCAGATTTAAACGTCATAGCGTTAATTGGTGAACGAGGTCGAGAAGTTCGCGAATTTATTGAACATGATTTAGGTGAAGAAGGATTAAAAAATTCCATCGTCATTGTTGCTACATCAGATCAACCTGCCCTAATGCGTATTAAAGGAGCTTATACAGCAACATCTATTGCAGAATATTTTAGGAATCAAGGAAAGAACGTTATGTTTATGATGGACTCTGTAACTCGTGTTGCAATGGCACAGCGTGAGATTGGGCTTGCGGTTGGTGAGCCTCCAACAACAAAAGGTTATACTCCCTCTGTGTTCGCTACCCTTCCAAGACTTTTAGAGAGAACAGGAAGAAACAAAAGGGGATCTATTACAGCTTTTTATACAGTTCTTGTCGATGGAGATGACATGAACGAGCCTATTGCTGATACAGTAAGAGGGATTGTAGACGGTCATATCGTGCTTGACCGAGCTCTTGCCAATAAAGGGCAGTATCCAGCTATCAATGTTTTAAAAAGTATAAGTCGGGTGATGAGCAACATCGTTACCGAAGAACATAAAGAGAAAGCGAATCGATTAAGAGATCTTCTCTCAACATATTTAGAAGCGGAAGACTTAATAAATATAGGGGCGTACAAAAGAGGATCTTCTCAGAAAATCGATGAAGCAATGACTTTATATCCTGAAATTATTAGTTTCTTAAAACAAGGAACAGATGAAAAAATACATTTAGAAGAAAGCATTGAAGAGCTGAACAACCTAGTATAA
- the fliJ gene encoding flagellar export protein FliJ translates to MSFQFKFSKVMAIKQSEKDRMLNEYNEAVIQFEEVGQRLYQCLKHKENFIDEYNEEMSIGVSVEKLKQSQNYMDYLEREIEVLQQKMNIARQTMRIKEVKLREKNIEVKKYEKMETKALIHYQNLQRESEAKQMDEVSIQQYLLKGIR, encoded by the coding sequence GTGAGCTTTCAGTTTAAATTTTCTAAAGTTATGGCAATTAAACAATCTGAAAAAGATCGGATGCTGAATGAATACAATGAAGCTGTTATTCAGTTTGAAGAAGTTGGTCAGCGTCTTTATCAATGTTTGAAACATAAAGAGAATTTTATTGATGAATATAATGAAGAAATGAGTATAGGTGTTTCTGTTGAGAAGTTAAAACAGTCTCAAAACTATATGGATTATTTAGAACGTGAAATTGAAGTTCTTCAACAAAAAATGAACATCGCTCGACAGACAATGAGAATTAAAGAAGTTAAGCTACGTGAGAAAAACATTGAAGTGAAAAAGTACGAAAAGATGGAAACAAAAGCGCTTATCCATTATCAAAACCTCCAACGAGAGAGCGAAGCAAAACAAATGGATGAAGTATCTATTCAGCAATACTTATTGAAAGGAATTAGGTGA
- a CDS encoding MotE family protein: MKKQKAETEKEPKHKKGPLLFIVFLLFLFIIGGAGYFLLSASGVDVKGKVFSALPFLNEESDQEASSQSMNSSNMQNQETEALQKKIKEKDLEIENLQVKLERAKAETPTEENSEETKASKGEEEGYQTAEMKNLVRSYESMSPKNAALIISELKEDQALDLLGQLKTEALANILSKMEPDVAAKYTELLAEEANVQ, from the coding sequence ATGAAAAAACAAAAGGCGGAGACAGAAAAAGAGCCAAAGCATAAAAAAGGGCCTCTCCTTTTTATCGTTTTCTTACTCTTTCTTTTTATTATAGGTGGAGCAGGGTACTTTCTGTTAAGCGCTAGTGGAGTTGATGTTAAAGGAAAAGTATTCTCAGCCCTTCCTTTCTTAAATGAAGAAAGCGACCAAGAGGCATCATCTCAGTCAATGAACTCATCTAACATGCAAAATCAGGAAACGGAAGCATTGCAAAAAAAGATAAAAGAGAAAGATCTTGAAATTGAAAATCTTCAAGTGAAGCTTGAGCGTGCAAAAGCAGAAACGCCAACTGAGGAAAATAGTGAAGAAACAAAAGCAAGCAAAGGGGAAGAGGAAGGCTATCAAACAGCGGAGATGAAGAACCTTGTTCGTTCATATGAATCAATGTCACCTAAAAATGCTGCCCTTATTATAAGCGAATTGAAAGAAGATCAAGCTCTAGATTTACTAGGACAACTAAAAACAGAAGCGCTCGCAAACATTTTATCAAAAATGGAGCCTGACGTGGCTGCTAAGTATACTGAACTTTTGGCAGAAGAAGCGAACGTTCAATAA
- a CDS encoding flagellar hook-length control protein FliK, which translates to MKLTTPEIAPLHSLKTSLEKEQKMTSPLFQGLLLQAGIEQGQQSRQHLEEKESINDDNTAASEDLISLLFYQHITSESAVDNPLESRMQKLEKIFTKKRGLNNHFPIDEKGTGKEIQEILQIVQMLQKELIQGSAHDELVFLMQKSPLFANMKETLTNDEMKALKVFSKLLEVVPTNVKDEILKGSFKLPSREELELMLSHMDQKLTTLSQKKEFSSPFASFLFPSFKRGEEGKGILDTQHNFLSTIPSGAMSKVHQLVFYIGNNGSSQEDGLVRQLQQAFQRSSLFVHGNQTKLLIKLNPEELGTITVQLVKQRNKLTATIVTSTAATKEMLEHHLHHLKSALAHQGVQVEKMEVLQQFSASEGSDAELKRDSRDEEGKQKEQQPKEQKEKNRFEDILKELEMIEEM; encoded by the coding sequence ATGAAACTTACTACACCCGAAATAGCACCACTACATTCTTTAAAAACATCTCTTGAAAAAGAGCAGAAGATGACTTCTCCTCTTTTTCAAGGTTTGCTTCTTCAAGCAGGTATAGAACAGGGGCAACAAAGTCGTCAACATCTAGAAGAAAAAGAAAGCATAAACGATGATAATACAGCGGCATCAGAAGATTTAATAAGTCTTCTTTTTTATCAACATATAACGTCAGAGTCCGCAGTAGATAACCCTTTAGAATCAAGGATGCAAAAACTTGAGAAAATCTTCACAAAGAAGAGGGGATTAAATAATCACTTTCCTATTGATGAAAAGGGAACAGGCAAAGAGATTCAAGAAATACTGCAGATTGTTCAAATGCTTCAAAAAGAATTAATTCAGGGGAGCGCCCATGATGAATTGGTTTTTTTAATGCAAAAAAGCCCTTTATTTGCAAATATGAAGGAGACATTAACAAACGATGAAATGAAAGCTTTAAAAGTTTTTTCAAAGCTGTTGGAGGTTGTTCCAACAAACGTGAAAGATGAGATTTTAAAGGGATCATTTAAACTACCTTCAAGAGAAGAATTAGAGCTCATGCTTTCTCATATGGATCAGAAATTAACTACTCTTTCTCAGAAGAAAGAGTTCTCTTCTCCGTTTGCTTCTTTTCTTTTTCCCTCCTTTAAAAGAGGAGAAGAAGGAAAGGGAATATTAGATACTCAACATAACTTTTTGTCTACTATTCCAAGTGGGGCAATGAGTAAAGTCCACCAGCTTGTTTTTTATATTGGAAATAACGGTTCTTCACAGGAAGATGGGCTTGTACGGCAGCTTCAGCAAGCTTTTCAGCGCAGCTCTCTCTTTGTTCATGGAAATCAAACAAAGCTTCTCATTAAGCTTAATCCAGAAGAGCTTGGTACTATAACCGTTCAGCTTGTAAAACAACGGAATAAGCTCACTGCTACAATTGTAACAAGCACAGCGGCTACAAAGGAAATGCTTGAACACCATCTTCATCATTTGAAAAGTGCTCTAGCCCATCAAGGCGTACAGGTTGAAAAAATGGAAGTGCTTCAACAGTTTTCAGCCTCTGAGGGTTCAGATGCTGAGTTAAAAAGAGATTCTCGTGATGAAGAAGGAAAACAAAAAGAACAACAACCAAAAGAGCAAAAAGAAAAGAATCGCTTTGAAGATATTTTAAAAGAGCTTGAAATGATAGAAGAAATGTAG
- a CDS encoding flagellar hook capping FlgD N-terminal domain-containing protein, with protein MEINNRFSYEIMQAEKGKTSSSGSELGKDDFLNILMTQLQNQDPSNPVDDKEFIAQLATFSTVEQITNLNTTVQSFIEEQKPNTLLQLQSLIDQNVTWSSTEENGQTKKEQTGIIKSVYMDDNQMMFETTEGLKGNTADLNKIGVQNADILGNASNLIGRTIGWQEDGSEKEAAVKSVSLKNGILLFEMENGNTIKQSQITRVLS; from the coding sequence GTGGAAATAAATAATCGCTTTTCTTATGAAATAATGCAAGCTGAGAAGGGGAAAACGTCTTCTTCAGGAAGCGAACTTGGAAAAGATGATTTTCTAAATATTTTAATGACTCAACTTCAAAACCAAGATCCATCAAATCCTGTTGATGATAAAGAGTTCATTGCTCAATTGGCGACTTTTTCGACGGTTGAACAAATCACAAATTTGAATACAACTGTTCAAAGTTTTATTGAAGAACAAAAACCGAACACGCTTTTACAACTACAGAGTTTAATAGATCAAAATGTGACATGGAGCTCAACAGAAGAGAACGGTCAAACAAAAAAAGAGCAAACAGGCATCATTAAAAGTGTTTATATGGATGATAATCAAATGATGTTCGAAACAACTGAAGGATTAAAAGGGAACACAGCGGACCTTAATAAAATAGGGGTGCAAAATGCTGATATTTTAGGAAATGCAAGCAATCTTATTGGACGAACAATAGGGTGGCAGGAAGATGGGTCTGAAAAAGAAGCTGCTGTTAAATCCGTTTCTTTAAAAAATGGAATTCTTCTTTTTGAAATGGAGAATGGAAATACGATTAAACAAAGTCAAATTACAAGAGTTTTATCATAA
- the flgG gene encoding flagellar basal body rod protein FlgG: MLRSMYSGISGMKNFQTKLDVIGNNVANVNTAGFKKGRVLFKDMISQQVGSANAPTNQNGVNLGGINAKQIGLGSQIQSIDTLHTEGSTQSTGRTLDLSIAGNGYFRVQSGNGEEFYTRAGSFYVDASGTLVNGDGYKVLNTNNQAITIGTNAENIAIDTSGRINVKVNGNWNVVATLGLTRFSNPEGLEKAGGSLFQTSANSGTPLNGTPGAEGYGEVMSGTLEMSNVDLSEEFTDMIVAQRGFQANTKVITTSDEVLQELLNLKR, translated from the coding sequence ATGTTACGTTCTATGTATTCTGGGATTAGTGGAATGAAAAACTTCCAAACAAAGCTTGATGTGATTGGGAATAACGTTGCTAATGTAAACACGGCTGGTTTCAAAAAAGGAAGAGTTCTTTTTAAAGATATGATAAGTCAGCAAGTTGGAAGCGCAAATGCTCCAACGAACCAAAATGGAGTGAATTTAGGCGGGATAAATGCAAAACAAATTGGTTTAGGTTCACAAATTCAGTCTATTGATACTCTTCATACAGAAGGAAGCACACAGTCAACAGGTCGAACGCTTGATTTGTCTATTGCTGGAAATGGATATTTCCGCGTTCAATCAGGAAATGGTGAAGAATTTTATACGAGAGCAGGCAGCTTTTATGTAGATGCTAGTGGCACCCTTGTTAACGGAGACGGCTATAAAGTTTTAAATACGAATAACCAAGCCATTACGATTGGAACAAATGCTGAAAATATCGCTATTGATACTTCAGGAAGAATCAATGTGAAAGTAAACGGTAACTGGAACGTTGTAGCAACACTAGGACTTACTCGTTTTTCTAATCCAGAAGGATTAGAGAAAGCAGGAGGATCATTATTCCAAACTTCTGCGAACTCAGGAACACCTTTGAATGGTACACCTGGCGCAGAGGGATATGGTGAAGTAATGTCAGGAACTCTTGAAATGTCAAATGTTGACTTGTCAGAGGAATTTACGGATATGATTGTAGCCCAGCGTGGTTTTCAAGCTAATACAAAAGTAATTACAACATCTGATGAAGTATTGCAAGAGCTATTAAACCTTAAACGATAG
- a CDS encoding flagellar FlbD family protein: MIMLTRLNGKEFTLNALYIEQVEAFPDTTITLTNGKKFVVRETVESVSAKVSAFYGEVHILGKKNVQGEKD; encoded by the coding sequence ATGATTATGCTGACGCGTCTAAATGGCAAAGAATTTACTTTGAATGCTTTATATATTGAACAGGTGGAAGCATTTCCAGATACAACGATTACGTTAACAAATGGTAAGAAGTTTGTTGTAAGAGAAACGGTCGAATCTGTTTCCGCTAAAGTGAGCGCTTTTTACGGAGAAGTTCATATTTTAGGTAAAAAGAACGTGCAGGGAGAAAAAGATTGA
- the fliL gene encoding flagellar basal body-associated protein FliL — MGKKVKIITIIIFLLLLAGGSTWFFLFKKEGKAEEVKEPSIDEVVEASVDIGDVTTNLSSENYIKMSFTLQTNSKEAKEELTKREFQVRDIMIKQLSNMKVEQFQGTEGISSLEQILKKEINSLMQKGKVVKIYTTSKIIQ, encoded by the coding sequence ATGGGTAAAAAAGTGAAAATCATAACGATTATTATTTTTCTTTTACTGCTTGCTGGAGGCAGTACTTGGTTTTTCCTGTTTAAAAAAGAAGGAAAAGCAGAAGAAGTGAAAGAGCCGTCTATTGATGAAGTTGTGGAGGCTTCTGTGGATATTGGTGACGTTACAACGAACTTATCAAGTGAAAATTATATAAAGATGTCATTTACTCTTCAAACGAACAGTAAGGAAGCAAAAGAAGAGCTAACAAAACGCGAATTTCAAGTAAGAGATATTATGATTAAACAGCTTTCAAATATGAAAGTAGAACAATTTCAAGGAACAGAAGGGATTTCTTCACTTGAACAAATATTGAAAAAAGAGATTAATAGTTTGATGCAAAAAGGAAAAGTTGTAAAAATTTATACAACCTCCAAAATAATACAATAA
- the fliM gene encoding flagellar motor switch protein FliM: MSNEVLSQSEIDALLSAISAGEMDAEQLRKEDRAKKVKVYDFKRALRFSKDQIRSLTRIHENFARLLTTHLSAQLRTYVQISVASVDQIPYEEFIRSIPNMTFLNIIEVPPLAGRVLFELNPQVAYAMLDRRLGGTGSSVNKVDTLTEIETKLITDLVEKSLDSFEEAWSSVAKMKPQLSDFEVNPQFLQMVSPNETVVVVSLTTQIGDVKGMINICLPHVVLEPIVSKLSMHYWMQSTKKEPTSEETELLKKRVYTAELPIVAELGRAKITIEDFLSLGNEDVICLDQSIGQPLTIKVNHIPKFKAQAGKIGRKMAVQVLEKLTGGESDEQ, from the coding sequence TTGTCAAATGAAGTATTATCTCAAAGTGAAATAGATGCCCTACTTTCAGCTATTTCAGCTGGTGAGATGGATGCGGAACAACTTCGCAAAGAAGATCGTGCTAAAAAAGTAAAAGTATATGATTTCAAACGAGCGCTTCGCTTTTCAAAAGATCAAATTCGAAGCTTAACGCGCATTCACGAAAACTTTGCTCGCCTTTTAACAACGCATCTTTCAGCACAGCTACGTACATATGTACAAATTTCAGTAGCATCTGTTGATCAAATTCCATATGAAGAATTTATACGGTCAATCCCTAATATGACATTTTTGAACATTATTGAAGTTCCTCCTCTTGCTGGGAGAGTGCTTTTTGAATTAAATCCACAGGTTGCCTATGCAATGCTTGATAGACGTTTAGGTGGGACGGGCTCTAGTGTAAACAAAGTTGACACACTAACAGAAATTGAAACAAAGTTAATTACAGATCTTGTAGAGAAATCGCTAGATTCATTTGAAGAAGCTTGGAGCAGCGTGGCTAAAATGAAACCACAGCTTTCTGATTTTGAAGTAAACCCTCAATTCCTTCAAATGGTTTCTCCGAATGAAACAGTTGTCGTTGTTTCGCTTACAACTCAAATTGGGGATGTAAAGGGAATGATTAACATTTGTTTACCACACGTTGTACTTGAACCTATCGTCTCAAAGCTTTCCATGCACTATTGGATGCAGTCAACAAAAAAAGAGCCAACTTCTGAAGAAACAGAGCTCCTAAAAAAACGTGTGTATACCGCAGAGCTTCCTATTGTAGCAGAGCTCGGTCGAGCGAAAATTACAATTGAAGACTTTTTATCACTTGGAAATGAAGATGTAATTTGTTTGGACCAATCGATTGGTCAACCGTTAACAATTAAAGTAAATCATATACCTAAATTTAAAGCGCAGGCAGGAAAAATAGGACGAAAAATGGCTGTGCAAGTTTTAGAAAAATTGACGGGAGGGGAAAGTGATGAACAATGA